The Pelagibacterium halotolerans B2 genome has a segment encoding these proteins:
- a CDS encoding lytic transglycosylase domain-containing protein, whose translation MRDRPFGAIPLFDRRLVNPSVPIGYRAAIARRAGQGRPRAGACALPLRGASTVAGLLLVGTESRAGFIVRRAFMLAVVSGMIGIASVMPMQAQDVPAHLEAVDPFAIPIAEASFRFAIPEHWIRAVITAESSNEPSAVSPKGAIGLMQVMPATYGELRERYHLGPDPLHVRDNIIAGTAYLREMLDRFGPDGFLAAYNAGPGRYEEYLSGARELPAETLAYVETLATVIAEAHESRAHSALVGGTFDVLETASVDNPLASALSVPLQRIVDLTALQPSTGRPSDADLYAAPIFVPVNSRPGSAP comes from the coding sequence ATGCGGGACCGCCCTTTCGGTGCAATCCCTTTGTTCGATCGTCGGCTGGTCAATCCCTCCGTCCCGATCGGCTACCGTGCAGCCATCGCGCGCAGGGCCGGTCAAGGGCGGCCACGGGCCGGCGCTTGCGCCTTGCCCTTGAGGGGCGCGAGCACGGTGGCGGGATTGTTGCTGGTCGGAACCGAAAGCCGTGCGGGATTTATCGTTCGGCGTGCATTCATGCTCGCCGTTGTGAGCGGTATGATCGGCATCGCGTCCGTCATGCCCATGCAGGCCCAGGACGTTCCGGCACACCTCGAAGCGGTCGATCCCTTCGCGATCCCGATCGCCGAAGCATCGTTCCGCTTCGCCATTCCCGAGCACTGGATACGCGCCGTCATCACCGCCGAGAGCAGCAACGAGCCGTCCGCCGTCTCGCCCAAGGGCGCTATCGGGCTGATGCAGGTGATGCCGGCGACCTATGGCGAGTTGCGCGAACGTTATCATCTCGGGCCCGACCCGTTGCATGTCCGTGACAACATCATTGCGGGCACCGCCTATCTGCGCGAGATGCTCGATCGGTTCGGACCGGATGGGTTTCTCGCCGCCTACAATGCGGGTCCCGGACGTTATGAGGAGTATCTGTCCGGTGCGCGCGAACTGCCGGCCGAGACGCTGGCTTACGTCGAAACTCTTGCCACCGTCATCGCCGAAGCGCACGAATCTCGCGCACATTCCGCGCTGGTCGGCGGCACCTTCGACGTGCTCGAAACCGCATCCGTCGACAATCCTTTGGCATCCGCGTTGTCCGTCCCGCTGCAACGCATCGTCGATCTGACTGCGCTCCAGCCGTCAACCGGCCGTCCGTCCGATGCCGATCTTTACGCCGCACCGATCTTTGTTCCGGTCAATTCCCGTCCGGGGAGCGCCCCATGA
- a CDS encoding S26 family signal peptidase, translated as MTRFGWVITTYLASVAIGASAFVDPPPALIWNASPSVPIGLFTVHAAEHLEIADLVAVTPPDDLAAFLAERGYLPRGVPMLKRVLGLPGQEICRDGPTVTVDGIEMGMALDRDGAGRDLPAWHGCRTVADDEIFLMNWQSADSLDGRYFGPLPVAAIIGRALPLWTDEEGDGRYEWRAPAR; from the coding sequence ATGACGCGCTTTGGATGGGTGATCACCACGTATCTCGCCAGCGTTGCCATTGGCGCCTCGGCCTTCGTCGATCCGCCGCCCGCGCTGATCTGGAACGCCTCGCCCAGCGTGCCGATCGGGCTCTTCACAGTGCATGCGGCCGAGCATCTGGAGATCGCCGATCTGGTCGCCGTCACGCCGCCCGACGACCTCGCCGCGTTCCTCGCCGAGCGCGGTTATCTGCCGCGCGGCGTGCCCATGCTCAAGCGCGTGCTCGGCCTGCCGGGGCAGGAGATTTGCCGCGACGGGCCGACCGTCACCGTGGATGGCATCGAGATGGGCATGGCGCTCGACCGCGACGGCGCCGGCCGCGACCTGCCGGCCTGGCACGGCTGCCGCACCGTCGCCGATGACGAAATCTTCCTGATGAACTGGCAATCCGCCGACAGCCTCGACGGCCGCTATTTCGGCCCGCTGCCCGTTGCCGCGATCATCGGCCGGGCGCTCCCGCTCTGGACCGATGAGGAGGGCGACGGCCGCTACGAATGGCGCGCCCCGGCGCGCTGA
- a CDS encoding transcriptional regulator domain-containing protein, whose protein sequence is MAMAGDWRSSASTDYFKTLDLEHLAFEFISRDPRFREEHAELDRKVKSGQIDATEAMRRLRESWGLSFRGARRASSLGTAPPAECRADRTGAPGLPRCTRNSAPKPA, encoded by the coding sequence ATGGCAATGGCTGGGGACTGGCGGTCGTCCGCGTCCACGGACTACTTCAAAACGCTCGACCTCGAACACCTCGCGTTCGAGTTCATCTCGCGCGATCCACGCTTCCGGGAGGAGCACGCGGAGCTCGATCGCAAGGTCAAGAGCGGCCAGATCGACGCCACCGAGGCCATGCGGCGGTTGCGCGAGTCCTGGGGGTTGTCCTTTCGCGGCGCCCGACGCGCCAGTTCTTTGGGAACCGCACCTCCTGCCGAGTGTCGTGCTGATCGGACCGGCGCCCCCGGGCTTCCCCGATGTACACGCAATTCCGCCCCAAAGCCTGCCTGA
- a CDS encoding DUF7146 domain-containing protein: MPRYDAADLAIRLGRKAEAVCRHYLPAGRRFGHYWFVGDVRNTPGRSMFVRLAGPDTGKGAAGKWTDAATGEHGDLLDVIRESLGLAAFRDVAEEARAFLALPHPDPLPGSPPRSGSTNSRRSAKRLLAISQPFRGTLAETYLRGRGITAFADTDALRFHPRCYYRPADDGPTLTMPAMVAAVTDLTGRTTGAHRTWLNPDGSDKADVDYPRRAMGDLLGNGVRFGAAAEVMAAGEGIETVLSARSGLPFMPMVAALSAAHLAAILFPPALRRLYILSDRDSAGSRAREALLSRAASVGIEAVGLSPLGGDFNDDLRGHGLDMLCTVLRSGLRPEDANRFLIGRP, encoded by the coding sequence ATGCCTCGCTACGATGCCGCCGACCTCGCCATCCGTCTCGGCCGAAAGGCCGAGGCGGTTTGCCGTCATTATCTTCCGGCCGGACGCCGCTTCGGACACTATTGGTTCGTTGGCGATGTGCGCAACACTCCCGGACGCTCGATGTTCGTCCGCCTTGCCGGACCCGATACCGGCAAGGGCGCTGCCGGAAAGTGGACCGACGCGGCAACCGGGGAGCACGGCGACCTGCTCGACGTAATCCGGGAATCACTGGGCCTTGCCGCGTTCAGGGATGTCGCCGAGGAGGCCCGTGCCTTCCTCGCCCTGCCGCATCCCGATCCGCTCCCAGGCTCACCGCCACGATCCGGCTCGACCAATTCCAGACGGTCCGCGAAACGCTTGCTCGCCATCTCGCAGCCCTTTCGGGGCACGCTTGCCGAAACCTATCTGCGCGGCCGCGGCATCACCGCGTTCGCAGATACTGACGCCCTGCGCTTCCATCCTCGCTGCTACTATCGTCCCGCCGATGACGGGCCGACCCTGACCATGCCGGCGATGGTCGCCGCCGTGACCGATCTCACCGGACGAACCACGGGTGCGCATCGGACCTGGCTCAACCCGGACGGTTCGGACAAGGCGGATGTCGATTATCCCCGCCGCGCGATGGGCGATCTTCTCGGCAATGGCGTGCGCTTCGGGGCAGCTGCCGAGGTGATGGCGGCCGGAGAGGGAATCGAAACCGTGTTGTCCGCGCGCTCGGGATTGCCCTTCATGCCGATGGTCGCGGCACTCTCGGCGGCGCACCTCGCTGCCATCCTGTTCCCGCCGGCGCTGAGGCGACTCTATATCCTGTCCGACCGAGATTCGGCGGGAAGCCGCGCGCGGGAAGCGCTTTTGTCCCGAGCAGCGAGCGTCGGGATCGAGGCGGTTGGCCTTTCGCCCCTTGGCGGGGACTTCAACGACGATCTGCGCGGTCATGGCCTCGACATGCTTTGCACCGTGCTGCGGTCCGGGCTTCGCCCCGAGGACGCCAACCGCTTCCTGATCGGCAGGCCATAG
- a CDS encoding helix-turn-helix transcriptional regulator — translation MTEPLPPILPRYLRTPDAARLLAISPRTLEKHRVFGTGPVFRKLGGRVVYAVTDLEAWAEDGARRSTSDPGAERKR, via the coding sequence ATGACCGAACCCTTGCCTCCCATTCTCCCGCGCTACCTGCGCACCCCCGACGCGGCGCGTCTGCTTGCCATCTCCCCGCGTACCCTCGAAAAGCACCGCGTCTTCGGCACCGGGCCGGTTTTCCGCAAGCTCGGTGGTCGTGTCGTGTACGCCGTCACCGATCTTGAAGCCTGGGCCGAGGACGGCGCGCGTCGCTCGACCTCGGATCCCGGTGCCGAACGCAAGCGTTGA
- a CDS encoding DUF2285 domain-containing protein, with amino-acid sequence MLIGPAPPGFPDVHAIPPQSLPDLLAQSYDGAGRSIVLRDTEGELRMRVEADADATGWAFVIPNDTWRIVRLKALMRLLLKLAGLPTGAPTLEPALTPYRLHRLALSLRALDGEEEGASRREVGAVLFTQEARDITSHGWKSSGLRKKVARLIRLGHAMRDGDYRHLLTRSFHRIRWG; translated from the coding sequence GTGCTGATCGGACCGGCGCCCCCGGGCTTCCCCGATGTACACGCAATTCCGCCCCAAAGCCTGCCTGATCTCCTCGCCCAATCCTATGACGGTGCCGGCCGCTCCATTGTGCTGCGCGACACCGAGGGCGAACTCCGAATGCGGGTGGAGGCGGATGCAGACGCGACGGGTTGGGCCTTTGTCATTCCGAACGATACCTGGCGGATAGTTCGCCTCAAAGCGTTGATGCGACTTCTGCTCAAGCTGGCCGGTCTGCCGACAGGCGCCCCAACTCTCGAACCGGCCCTAACCCCTTACCGGCTTCATCGTCTTGCCCTCTCGCTGCGCGCACTCGACGGCGAGGAAGAGGGTGCCAGCCGCCGCGAGGTTGGCGCTGTTCTCTTCACCCAGGAAGCGCGAGACATCACCTCCCATGGCTGGAAAAGTTCAGGTCTGCGCAAGAAGGTCGCCCGCCTGATCCGGCTTGGACATGCCATGCGCGACGGCGACTATCGTCATCTCCTTACCCGCTCCTTCCACCGCATTCGTTGGGGTTGA
- a CDS encoding DUF2840 domain-containing protein, translating into MTALLTHVELTWIEKKIEFWIRFGHPAHNQRLDRHRRRVSFAPGSVFAFVRWAANDYGTIISRIDIVLAVEHGQVYQTLPFVRPGGDILLKVNGWPKVERVLKTIDAVEAIGVDPADAATDYWRHAHNRIAAGLEPNAYEPAQHRAWLKRRGIAP; encoded by the coding sequence ATGACCGCGCTCCTAACGCATGTCGAGCTCACTTGGATCGAAAAGAAGATCGAGTTCTGGATCAGGTTCGGCCATCCCGCGCACAACCAGCGCCTCGACCGTCACCGTCGCCGCGTGAGCTTCGCCCCCGGCAGCGTCTTTGCCTTTGTCCGCTGGGCGGCCAACGATTACGGCACCATCATCTCGCGTATCGACATCGTCCTCGCCGTCGAACATGGGCAGGTCTATCAAACGCTCCCTTTCGTTCGGCCGGGCGGGGATATCCTGCTCAAGGTCAATGGCTGGCCCAAGGTCGAGCGCGTCCTCAAGACAATCGACGCCGTAGAGGCCATCGGCGTCGATCCGGCCGACGCGGCGACCGACTATTGGCGGCACGCCCACAATCGTATCGCCGCCGGCCTTGAACCGAACGCATACGAGCCTGCGCAGCACCGCGCCTGGCTCAAGCGCCGGGGGATCGCGCCATGA
- a CDS encoding group II intron reverse transcriptase, whose protein sequence is MLSARTVTALEGVGKATRGGARVRKLHKLMRTHADLWYSAYAKLYANKGALTPGVSGNTLDGFGEERVAALMHAISTGTYKPSPVRRTYILKDPKNPAGKKRPLGIPTGDDKLVQEVVRALLEVIYEPVFSDRSHGFRPGRSCHTALNQIVRSWKGTKWICEVDIKGYFDNIDHETLLGLLARKIDDRAFLKLIREFLVAGYLEDWTYNATYSGTPQGGVVSPILANIYLHELDQFMDSRMAAFNRGARRKPNPEYCRLNNLASIRRRKLRVHGDSHSKAARWRQEMQEMEAAKALLPSVDMHDEGFKQLHYVRYADDFLIGIVGSKEEAAQIMAEVRSFVEGPLKLTISAEKSRMGAMSKGTVFLGYGVQTRRLDKRMKCRLEAWGKAVFAVKRTVTDHIHLYVPEEKIRNFAVAKGYGVMDAGRNDIRFRPMMLPLSDYEIVVQYNAELRGFANYYALAPKYYLNRLEWMANTSLFKTLARKHDTSWGKMFARMRCPVHGHSLAYHLEGEERRLPVFRLKHRWVAASQNPDAKPNIHTFASRSELLRRIAARKCEYCGTEDAPFEVHHVRKLADLKDGTSHWQRLMSARRRKTLVLCRPCHVDLHRGTLPDNRFALAGSEMESRMR, encoded by the coding sequence GTGCTATCCGCTCGCACCGTCACGGCATTGGAAGGCGTGGGTAAAGCCACCCGCGGAGGGGCAAGGGTCCGGAAACTCCACAAGCTCATGCGAACGCACGCGGATTTGTGGTATTCGGCCTATGCGAAGCTCTATGCCAACAAGGGGGCGCTCACCCCCGGCGTTTCGGGCAACACCCTCGACGGGTTCGGAGAGGAACGGGTCGCCGCGTTGATGCATGCCATCAGCACAGGCACTTACAAACCCTCTCCGGTTCGCAGGACTTACATCCTCAAGGACCCGAAAAATCCAGCGGGCAAGAAGCGCCCGCTCGGCATTCCCACGGGCGACGACAAGCTGGTGCAGGAGGTCGTACGCGCTCTGCTAGAAGTGATCTATGAGCCGGTCTTCTCGGATCGGTCGCATGGCTTTCGGCCGGGGCGTTCATGTCACACTGCGCTCAACCAGATTGTCCGGTCGTGGAAAGGCACCAAGTGGATCTGCGAAGTCGACATCAAGGGTTACTTCGACAATATCGACCATGAGACCCTGCTTGGCCTCCTGGCGCGCAAGATCGACGATCGAGCGTTCCTGAAGCTCATCAGGGAATTCCTCGTGGCCGGGTATCTCGAAGATTGGACGTACAACGCCACTTATAGCGGGACACCGCAGGGTGGCGTCGTATCGCCGATCCTCGCCAACATCTATCTCCATGAACTCGATCAGTTCATGGACTCCCGGATGGCGGCGTTCAATCGGGGCGCTCGAAGGAAACCCAATCCCGAGTACTGCCGTCTGAACAATCTTGCATCCATTCGCCGCCGAAAACTGCGCGTACATGGCGACAGCCATTCGAAAGCCGCAAGGTGGCGACAGGAAATGCAGGAGATGGAGGCGGCAAAAGCACTTCTCCCCAGCGTTGACATGCATGATGAAGGGTTCAAGCAGTTGCACTACGTGCGATACGCCGACGACTTCCTCATCGGTATTGTCGGCTCAAAGGAGGAGGCCGCGCAGATCATGGCAGAGGTCCGGTCCTTCGTTGAAGGACCGTTGAAGCTCACCATCTCGGCGGAAAAATCGCGGATGGGTGCCATGAGCAAGGGCACCGTCTTCCTCGGCTACGGCGTCCAAACCCGTCGGCTCGACAAGCGCATGAAGTGTCGGTTGGAGGCGTGGGGCAAGGCGGTCTTTGCCGTCAAGCGCACCGTGACCGACCATATCCACCTCTATGTGCCGGAAGAGAAAATCCGCAACTTCGCCGTGGCGAAAGGGTATGGCGTCATGGACGCCGGGAGAAATGACATACGCTTCAGGCCCATGATGTTGCCGTTGTCGGATTACGAGATCGTAGTCCAGTACAACGCGGAGCTTCGTGGGTTCGCAAATTATTATGCGCTGGCACCGAAGTACTATCTGAACCGGCTGGAATGGATGGCCAACACGAGCCTCTTTAAAACGCTGGCGAGGAAGCACGACACAAGCTGGGGCAAAATGTTTGCGCGTATGCGCTGCCCGGTACATGGCCATTCGCTTGCCTATCATCTGGAAGGAGAGGAACGGCGTCTGCCGGTGTTTCGATTGAAACACCGATGGGTCGCCGCCTCGCAAAACCCGGATGCAAAGCCGAATATCCACACCTTCGCATCTCGCTCGGAACTGCTGCGACGGATTGCGGCCCGAAAATGTGAATACTGCGGAACAGAAGATGCTCCGTTCGAGGTTCATCACGTGCGCAAGCTCGCGGACCTCAAGGATGGAACCTCGCACTGGCAGCGGCTCATGAGTGCCCGGCGTCGCAAGACGTTGGTGTTATGCCGCCCATGCCATGTCGATCTTCACCGGGGCACGCTCCCGGACAATCGCTTTGCTCTTGCAGGATCGGAAATGGAGAGCCGGATGCGGTGA
- a CDS encoding replication initiator protein A, with product MAVPVRSETDQLDLFRARSGAIAPRDAQDLMAWPFFSLAKSRRIAPIDFRMGEVVIRVEATVEHGMATIWDADILIWAASQIVDARDRGLATSRLMVATPYEILAFIGRGDSALSYERLKAALDRLQSTTIVTSIRQISERRRHRFSWINEWKERLDANGRPLGIELILPDWFYAGVLDEALILTIDRNYFALTGGLERWLYRLARKHGGRQARGWSFDVTHLYLKSGTLSPARRFRFELRGIVRRQPLPGYRLLLFIGADGGERLGFQPERADLRIGGRP from the coding sequence ATGGCCGTACCTGTCCGCTCCGAGACCGACCAACTCGACCTGTTCCGAGCGCGCTCCGGCGCCATCGCGCCACGCGATGCTCAGGATCTCATGGCCTGGCCGTTCTTCTCGCTCGCCAAGTCCCGGCGCATCGCGCCGATCGACTTCCGTATGGGTGAGGTGGTCATCCGGGTCGAGGCTACGGTTGAGCACGGCATGGCGACCATTTGGGATGCCGATATCCTGATCTGGGCCGCTAGCCAGATCGTCGATGCCCGCGACCGGGGCCTCGCCACGTCACGCCTCATGGTTGCGACCCCATACGAGATTCTCGCCTTCATCGGCCGCGGCGATTCCGCGCTGAGCTACGAGCGCCTCAAAGCCGCGCTCGACCGGCTTCAATCGACCACGATCGTCACCTCCATCCGGCAGATCAGCGAGCGCCGCCGCCACCGCTTCTCCTGGATCAACGAGTGGAAGGAACGGCTCGACGCAAACGGCCGCCCGCTCGGCATCGAACTCATCCTCCCAGACTGGTTTTATGCCGGTGTGCTCGACGAGGCGCTGATCCTCACAATCGACCGAAATTATTTCGCGCTGACGGGCGGCCTCGAACGCTGGCTGTACCGGCTCGCGCGCAAGCACGGCGGCCGGCAGGCGCGCGGCTGGAGCTTCGACGTCACGCACCTCTATCTCAAATCCGGCACGCTCTCGCCGGCCCGCCGCTTCCGCTTCGAGCTACGCGGCATCGTCCGGCGGCAGCCATTGCCCGGATATCGCCTCCTGTTGTTCATCGGTGCTGACGGCGGAGAGCGGCTGGGCTTCCAACCCGAGCGGGCCGATCTTAGGATCGGAGGCAGGCCATGA
- a CDS encoding DUF736 domain-containing protein → MAQIGQFTRTESGFSGRIQTPILGVDVVLVPLERGGNEKAPDYRIHVTDADGAEIGAGWTRVGEKAGEYVSVLIDGLAFAQPVHANLFRSGDAAYTLQWSRPLRRDPKG, encoded by the coding sequence ATGGCACAGATCGGACAGTTCACCCGCACGGAAAGCGGCTTCTCGGGGAGGATACAGACCCCGATACTCGGCGTTGACGTGGTGTTGGTGCCGCTCGAGCGCGGCGGCAACGAGAAGGCGCCCGACTACCGCATCCACGTCACCGATGCGGACGGTGCCGAGATCGGCGCCGGCTGGACGAGGGTGGGCGAGAAGGCCGGGGAATATGTCTCCGTGCTGATCGACGGCCTCGCCTTTGCGCAGCCCGTACACGCCAATCTCTTCCGTTCGGGGGATGCAGCCTACACCTTACAATGGTCGCGCCCGTTGCGGCGCGACCCCAAGGGGTGA
- a CDS encoding single-stranded DNA-binding protein: MQNIVILAGNIGRDPETRNVPGGTRVTNFTLATSRPRYSEGKVLRDAEGRRIQDTEWHRVIAFNGLGKTVQDYCQKGMKVLVRGRIHYTQWTDAEGIERYGVEIIAETVDFLSRGKQAEASQDSNDDDDIPF, from the coding sequence ATGCAGAACATCGTCATTCTCGCCGGCAACATCGGACGCGACCCGGAAACCCGCAACGTCCCTGGCGGCACCAGGGTCACCAACTTTACCCTCGCCACCTCGCGTCCGCGCTATTCGGAGGGCAAGGTTCTCCGCGACGCAGAAGGGCGGCGGATCCAGGATACCGAATGGCACCGCGTCATCGCCTTCAACGGCCTGGGCAAGACGGTCCAGGACTATTGCCAGAAGGGCATGAAGGTTCTGGTGCGCGGCCGCATCCACTACACCCAGTGGACCGATGCGGAAGGGATCGAGCGCTATGGTGTCGAGATCATCGCCGAGACGGTGGATTTCCTGAGCCGGGGTAAGCAGGCCGAAGCGAGCCAGGACAGCAACGATGACGATGACATCCCGTTCTGA
- a CDS encoding DUF2493 domain-containing protein: MIHDHDDDAEHRHASSPTDHVLSELQLYGWRPYEDEPDPRPLPDGNVVFSALVDVFDALVASMSETRLEPDLEEVLWGTVNLFQRAATRIERDLDDNEQAQRRLQREQDGSEVKSVELERRTAEGLTLIERRDAMELFRDLAAEQFEQHIGSAWRARAGSKVNHRALTSALIDSRDFLTAKRWADNEVYCPDGPKIVVSGGLDYNDHRLIWSVLDKVRDKYADMVLLHGKSPKGAELIASRWADQRKVPQVGFAPDWTKHAKAAPFKRNDAILETLPRGVIVFPGTGIQDNLADKARKLGIKVYDFRDRGGA; this comes from the coding sequence ATGATCCATGACCATGATGACGACGCCGAACACCGTCACGCCTCTTCCCCGACCGATCACGTCCTGTCCGAACTTCAGCTCTATGGCTGGCGCCCCTATGAGGACGAACCCGATCCCAGGCCCTTGCCCGATGGCAATGTCGTCTTTTCCGCTCTGGTCGATGTCTTCGACGCCCTTGTGGCCTCGATGAGCGAAACCCGCCTCGAGCCCGACCTCGAGGAAGTGCTCTGGGGAACCGTCAATCTCTTCCAGCGCGCCGCCACCCGCATCGAACGCGATCTGGACGACAATGAGCAGGCCCAGCGCCGCCTCCAGCGCGAACAGGATGGCAGCGAGGTGAAATCCGTCGAGCTGGAGCGCCGGACGGCCGAAGGGCTGACCCTTATCGAGCGCCGGGACGCCATGGAGCTCTTCCGCGATCTCGCCGCCGAGCAGTTCGAGCAGCATATCGGCTCCGCCTGGCGGGCACGGGCCGGGTCGAAGGTCAACCATCGCGCCCTGACATCGGCGCTCATCGACAGCCGCGATTTCCTTACCGCCAAGCGCTGGGCCGACAATGAAGTCTATTGCCCCGATGGTCCGAAGATCGTCGTCTCGGGCGGCCTCGACTACAACGATCACCGCCTGATCTGGAGCGTCCTCGACAAGGTGCGCGACAAATACGCGGACATGGTTCTGTTGCACGGCAAGTCGCCGAAAGGCGCCGAGCTGATCGCCTCCCGCTGGGCCGATCAGCGCAAGGTGCCGCAGGTCGGATTTGCCCCGGACTGGACAAAGCATGCCAAGGCGGCGCCCTTCAAGCGCAACGATGCGATCCTCGAAACGCTGCCGCGTGGCGTCATCGTTTTTCCCGGTACGGGGATTCAGGACAATCTCGCCGACAAGGCGAGAAAGCTCGGCATCAAGGTCTATGACTTCCGCGATCGGGGCGGCGCGTAA
- a CDS encoding helix-turn-helix domain-containing protein, protein MGIREVFAQNLKSLRQARGLSQEELAHRAEVDRTYISSLERCIYGASIDVVDRLAKVLDVDSADLLKRPVDAREA, encoded by the coding sequence ATGGGAATACGGGAAGTCTTCGCGCAGAATCTGAAGTCACTGCGGCAGGCGCGAGGGCTGTCGCAGGAAGAATTGGCGCATCGGGCCGAGGTGGACCGTACCTACATCAGCTCGTTGGAGCGCTGCATCTATGGTGCGAGCATCGACGTGGTGGACCGGCTCGCCAAGGTTCTCGATGTCGATTCTGCTGATCTGCTCAAGCGTCCGGTCGATGCGCGGGAGGCTTGA